From one Haloferax marinisediminis genomic stretch:
- a CDS encoding DEAD/DEAH box helicase, whose product MDDLIEWLRDRPYYDGQIQSHRRFDARDPSFADLDLEPRLASALADRGIDRPYQHQAEAVDAVRKGENVVLATRTASGKSLAYTIPAFERAMDHGGRTLYLGPQNALVSDQLDTLSDLAHGLGFGSRVSVDQYTGRLSKTEKREVRKRMPTVLLSNPDMLHYALLPHAHRLWEWFFSSLETVVIDEVHGYRGVFGSHVALLLRRLKRVCERFGSDPQFVCCSATIGNPVEHAARITGEAETSFTLVDDDTSGTGETHWLLWNPPEYENPDAGGSGRRRSGHVETKNLFVDLVARGHQTLAFTRARQAAERYASESASDLRNRGEHGLAGEIAAYQAALTHDRRREIEAGLHDGDISGVWSTNALELGVDVGGLDVVLIDGYPGTRMSAWQQAGRAGRGDRPALVVLVGGEDQLDQYLMKHPTEFFDGDPERAVSDPENDHLMPSHVACAAAENWLSTADDAYFGTSFPGVVSDLEEAGTLARRDTENGVRWTHDGDESPQHAMSLRTITDREIRLMDSRNNETIAKLAFDDALRDAHPGAVYHHQGQTYEVADLDLDRDVARLQPTWADYYTRVLHDKHITVERDIVSKPLSARPDVEVRFAEITMRKQITGFERRDPKRGSTLGQQLLDLPETSLRTKALYFTVPSDVESEMREMGGEYGFNGGIHAAEHGMISLFPLTLLCDRGDIGGLSTPYHPHTEQSTIFIYDGHPGGVGLTRAGYDIVERLMRQTAALIDDCDCEDGCPSCVQSPQCGNANDPLAKETAVTLLESLTGNR is encoded by the coding sequence GTGGACGACCTCATCGAGTGGCTTCGAGACCGGCCGTACTACGACGGGCAGATTCAGTCGCACCGCCGGTTCGACGCCCGAGACCCCTCGTTTGCCGACCTCGACCTCGAACCCCGATTGGCGTCGGCCCTCGCAGACCGCGGCATCGACCGCCCCTACCAGCACCAAGCGGAGGCAGTCGACGCAGTTCGCAAGGGGGAGAACGTCGTCCTCGCGACGCGAACCGCGAGCGGAAAGAGCCTCGCGTACACGATTCCAGCGTTCGAGCGAGCAATGGACCACGGGGGTCGAACCCTCTACCTCGGTCCGCAGAACGCCCTCGTGTCTGACCAACTCGACACGCTCTCAGACCTCGCACACGGGTTGGGGTTCGGGAGCCGGGTCTCGGTCGACCAGTACACCGGTCGCCTCTCGAAGACCGAAAAGCGGGAGGTCAGAAAACGAATGCCGACGGTTCTCCTGTCGAATCCAGACATGCTCCACTACGCACTGCTCCCGCACGCGCACCGCCTGTGGGAGTGGTTCTTCTCGTCACTCGAGACGGTCGTCATCGACGAGGTTCACGGCTATCGCGGCGTGTTTGGGAGTCACGTTGCGCTCCTCCTCCGCCGCCTCAAGCGAGTCTGTGAACGGTTCGGGTCGGACCCGCAGTTCGTCTGCTGTTCGGCGACCATCGGCAACCCAGTCGAACACGCCGCGCGAATCACCGGCGAGGCCGAAACGTCGTTCACCCTCGTAGACGACGACACGAGCGGAACCGGTGAAACGCATTGGCTCCTGTGGAACCCGCCTGAGTACGAGAACCCAGACGCGGGTGGGTCGGGTCGTCGTCGCTCGGGCCACGTCGAGACGAAGAACCTGTTCGTGGACCTCGTCGCGCGCGGACATCAGACCCTCGCGTTCACTCGTGCTCGGCAGGCCGCCGAGCGATACGCGTCCGAGAGCGCGAGCGACCTCCGGAACCGAGGCGAACACGGTCTCGCCGGCGAAATTGCTGCCTACCAAGCCGCACTCACACACGACCGCCGGCGAGAGATAGAAGCAGGGCTCCACGACGGTGACATCAGTGGCGTCTGGAGTACCAACGCACTCGAACTCGGCGTCGACGTTGGCGGTCTCGACGTGGTTCTTATCGACGGCTATCCGGGGACCCGGATGTCGGCGTGGCAGCAAGCAGGCCGGGCCGGTCGAGGTGACAGACCCGCACTGGTTGTCCTCGTCGGTGGCGAGGACCAACTCGACCAGTACCTGATGAAACACCCCACAGAGTTCTTCGACGGTGACCCCGAGCGGGCGGTGTCCGACCCCGAAAACGACCACCTCATGCCAAGTCACGTCGCCTGTGCGGCGGCCGAAAACTGGCTCTCGACTGCGGACGACGCGTACTTCGGCACGTCGTTCCCGGGCGTCGTCTCCGACCTCGAAGAGGCGGGAACGCTGGCGCGACGGGATACTGAGAACGGCGTTCGGTGGACTCACGACGGCGACGAGAGTCCACAACACGCGATGAGTCTCCGGACCATCACCGACCGAGAGATTCGATTGATGGACTCGCGGAACAACGAGACCATCGCGAAACTCGCATTCGACGACGCACTCCGCGATGCCCACCCCGGCGCGGTATACCACCATCAGGGCCAGACCTACGAAGTCGCAGACTTGGATTTAGACCGTGACGTGGCCCGATTGCAACCGACGTGGGCGGACTACTACACGCGTGTGCTCCACGACAAGCACATCACCGTCGAGCGGGATATCGTGTCGAAACCACTGTCAGCACGTCCGGACGTGGAGGTTCGGTTCGCAGAGATTACGATGCGAAAACAGATTACGGGGTTCGAGCGACGCGACCCGAAGCGCGGATCGACGCTCGGCCAACAGTTGCTCGACCTCCCAGAGACGAGTCTTCGAACCAAAGCGCTGTACTTCACCGTCCCAAGCGACGTGGAGTCGGAGATGCGTGAGATGGGGGGCGAGTACGGTTTCAACGGCGGCATCCACGCCGCAGAACACGGGATGATTTCGCTGTTTCCGCTGACGCTCCTGTGTGACCGCGGCGACATCGGCGGCCTCTCGACACCCTACCACCCGCACACCGAGCAATCGACGATATTCATCTACGACGGTCATCCCGGCGGTGTCGGGTTGACCCGCGCGGGATACGACATCGTCGAGCGATTGATGCGACAGACGGCCGCACTCATCGACGACTGTGACTGCGAGGACGGCTGTCCATCGTGTGTGCAGTCACCGCAGTGCGGGAACGCGAACGACCCGCTGGCAAAAGAGACGGCGGTGACGTTGTTGGAGTCGTTGACCGGGAATCGTTGA
- a CDS encoding GIY-YIG nuclease family protein yields the protein MTVHSLDPGTLGTDDDPLDLDTRSPRGTYALVFSVPATTIDVGALGACAFSAGGYVYVGSAFGAGGLRRVLRHRRVAHGEHDARHWHVDYLGGHPDVELSRVVCVTGDDVECEVASALGSVAAAGFGSSDCDCEAHLSQFQDVETATSLVESAFRSKM from the coding sequence GTGACCGTTCACTCGCTCGACCCCGGAACACTCGGGACCGACGACGACCCTCTTGACCTCGACACGCGTTCACCACGCGGAACCTACGCGCTGGTCTTCTCCGTTCCAGCGACGACCATCGATGTCGGAGCACTCGGAGCGTGCGCGTTCTCCGCTGGTGGGTACGTCTACGTTGGAAGTGCCTTCGGGGCTGGCGGACTCCGCCGTGTGCTCAGACACCGCCGTGTCGCCCACGGAGAACACGACGCCCGCCACTGGCACGTCGATTACCTCGGTGGCCACCCCGACGTCGAACTCTCTCGGGTGGTCTGTGTCACTGGAGACGACGTGGAATGTGAAGTTGCATCCGCGCTCGGGTCGGTCGCTGCCGCTGGATTCGGTTCGTCAGACTGCGACTGCGAAGCACATCTCTCTCAGTTTCAGGACGTCGAGACGGCCACGTCGCTCGTGGAGTCAGCGTTTCGAAGCAAAATGTGA
- a CDS encoding iron ABC transporter substrate-binding protein, translating to MQDHDREPRGHGRRRFIAATAALGLGSLAGCTGLGGEEETTTEAEGGEPVQQIGSGRSPFGDREITGGVSISEMPELSGELTLYSGRGEALVGELISFFEEYYDDFTIRPRYNSATELVNQILTEGENSPADVFFSVNAGSLGALKDEGRTQSLPTDVLDLVRDEFHDPDGQWTGTSGRARTVPFNTDQFADSDIPDDIMAFPETEAFRDNIGWAPTYSSFQAFITAMRVLEGEEATKEWLQGMQDLGVTEFNDEFLVSQAVADGEIGAGFANHYYIQRILAGRSEAPLGTAFTAGDAGSIFNVAGALVLDTADDSDLATNFVRHLLSAEAQDYFARTTFEYPLVSGVDPIGELPPIDELNPPEGLDLTQLADLEGTVRLLREVGVL from the coding sequence ATGCAAGACCACGACCGGGAGCCTCGCGGCCACGGTCGTCGCCGGTTCATCGCGGCGACGGCGGCACTTGGTCTCGGCTCACTCGCCGGCTGTACCGGACTTGGCGGCGAAGAAGAGACGACGACAGAAGCCGAAGGAGGCGAACCAGTCCAGCAGATTGGCTCGGGCCGCTCACCATTCGGCGACCGTGAGATAACCGGTGGCGTGTCGATTTCAGAGATGCCGGAGCTTTCGGGTGAACTTACGCTCTACTCTGGACGCGGTGAGGCGCTCGTCGGCGAACTCATCTCGTTCTTCGAAGAGTACTACGACGACTTCACGATTCGCCCACGGTACAACTCCGCGACCGAACTCGTCAACCAGATCCTGACCGAAGGTGAGAACAGTCCTGCCGACGTGTTCTTCTCGGTCAACGCGGGCTCACTCGGTGCCCTGAAAGACGAGGGTCGAACACAGTCGCTTCCGACGGACGTCCTCGACCTCGTCCGCGACGAGTTCCACGACCCCGACGGCCAGTGGACCGGGACCTCGGGCCGCGCCCGAACCGTTCCGTTCAACACCGACCAGTTCGCCGACTCGGACATCCCGGACGACATCATGGCGTTCCCGGAGACGGAAGCGTTCCGCGACAACATCGGGTGGGCACCGACCTACTCCTCCTTCCAGGCGTTCATCACCGCGATGCGCGTCCTCGAAGGTGAAGAAGCGACGAAAGAGTGGCTGCAGGGGATGCAAGACCTCGGTGTCACCGAGTTCAACGACGAGTTCCTCGTCTCGCAGGCCGTCGCCGACGGCGAAATCGGCGCTGGCTTCGCGAACCACTACTACATCCAGCGTATCCTCGCCGGCCGGTCCGAGGCACCGCTCGGGACTGCGTTTACTGCTGGCGACGCCGGGTCGATCTTCAACGTCGCCGGCGCACTCGTCCTCGACACTGCAGACGACTCAGACCTCGCGACCAACTTCGTCCGTCACCTGCTCTCTGCAGAAGCACAGGACTACTTCGCGCGGACGACCTTCGAGTACCCGCTCGTCTCGGGCGTCGACCCAATCGGCGAACTCCCGCCCATCGACGAGCTCAACCCCCCAGAAGGGCTCGACCTGACGCAACTGGCGGACCTGGAAGGAACCGTGCGACTCTTGCGTGAGGTGGGCGTGCTTTAG
- a CDS encoding pyridoxal phosphate-dependent aminotransferase yields the protein MTTTFPRIPYLEWISDRAEEATFDLATSDLRVAEDDDAIVPPVLSSLPDPEGETLESQLAARYGVPESWVLVTSGASSANFLAACALLDAPTDADADEDETDATGDDDEPRPQVLVEKPGYQPLCAVPEALGARVDRFVRPPEYDYDIEPHRVEAAASESFAYAVVTNRHNPSGRLASRAELAELAKHTSDAGGHLLVDEVYAPYVDPARDGPFGGVTAAGLSNVVTTGSLTKFYGLGGLRIGWIIGDPAIIDRAQSASMYFPTVAHPSRNLARRALHNAAELEPAAREHLSANHELLASFVSDRPLVSGRIHTGGSFAYLSHDELDGDDVADAAWEAGVLVVPGRFFDAPASFRIALGGAPDEMAAGLDAFGDVLDELSN from the coding sequence ATGACGACGACGTTTCCTAGAATTCCGTATCTGGAGTGGATTTCTGACCGCGCCGAGGAGGCGACGTTCGACCTCGCGACGAGCGACCTTCGCGTGGCCGAAGACGACGACGCAATCGTCCCGCCTGTTCTCTCTTCGCTACCCGACCCCGAGGGCGAGACACTCGAAAGCCAACTCGCAGCCCGGTACGGCGTGCCCGAATCGTGGGTCCTGGTCACGTCGGGTGCGTCGAGTGCGAACTTCCTCGCAGCGTGTGCGCTGCTCGACGCTCCCACCGACGCCGACGCGGATGAAGACGAAACAGACGCGACTGGTGACGACGACGAACCACGACCACAGGTCCTCGTCGAGAAACCGGGGTACCAACCGCTGTGTGCGGTTCCCGAAGCACTGGGCGCTCGTGTCGATCGATTCGTCCGCCCGCCGGAGTACGACTACGATATCGAACCGCATCGAGTCGAAGCCGCAGCGTCCGAGTCGTTCGCGTACGCTGTCGTCACGAACCGACACAACCCGTCGGGACGTCTCGCCTCGCGTGCGGAACTCGCTGAATTGGCGAAACACACCTCCGACGCTGGCGGCCACCTCCTCGTCGACGAAGTGTACGCGCCGTACGTCGACCCTGCCCGCGACGGTCCGTTTGGCGGCGTGACTGCGGCAGGTCTCTCGAACGTCGTCACTACCGGGTCGTTGACGAAGTTCTACGGCCTCGGCGGCCTTCGAATCGGATGGATAATCGGCGACCCGGCCATCATCGACCGGGCACAGTCCGCATCGATGTACTTCCCGACGGTCGCACACCCGAGTCGGAACCTCGCGCGCCGCGCCCTTCACAACGCAGCCGAACTCGAACCAGCGGCCCGTGAGCACCTTTCGGCGAATCACGAACTGCTGGCGTCGTTCGTCTCTGACCGGCCACTGGTTTCGGGCCGAATCCACACCGGCGGGTCGTTCGCGTACCTCTCGCACGACGAACTCGATGGCGACGACGTCGCCGATGCCGCGTGGGAGGCAGGTGTGCTCGTCGTTCCCGGCCGCTTCTTCGACGCGCCAGCGTCGTTCAGAATCGCACTCGGCGGTGCCCCAGACGAGATGGCCGCCGGACTCGACGCGTTCGGAGACGTGCTGGACGAACTGTCGAACTGA
- a CDS encoding ABC transporter permease, with product MATEQQTKTGDGEDQQPLGLTVASAAVAAAVIVPLLWLVKSALDVGFSEAVALVTRPTTVEVFLNSTVLVVLVTAACVALGVPLAYLTVRTDLPFKRFWTIIIALPLVIPSYIGAFAFVSAFGPRGVFQRLLEPLGVESLPEIYGLPGAVLVLTLYTYPYVFITTRAALKSMDTTLIDAARTLNHTRWEAFKRVTIPQIRPAVAAGALLAALYALSDFGTPAIMKFDAFTRVIYVEFGSFGRDTATLLSLQLVAVTLLILTLESQIRGDERTTTGGRSGSVMRLGRWKYPAIGFAALVAAVALVVPLGILLTWFAEGVAETSQSLAFQPEYAFNSVLVAAATAGAATVAGLPVAYLAARHPSRVSSVFERSTYVGYAVPGVVLGLALVFFGSSYATPIYQTLYLLVFAYVIRFLPQAVGSLRASFLRVDPALPEAARTLGETPSGAFRHVTLPLVAPGLFGGAALVFLTTMKELPATLLLRPAGFKTLVTHIWTAYAAGYFGQAAVPALILLFVSGLSMLVIITQEGYDVK from the coding sequence ATGGCCACAGAACAGCAGACGAAGACCGGTGACGGCGAAGACCAGCAACCGCTCGGACTGACCGTCGCGAGCGCCGCCGTCGCTGCTGCCGTCATCGTCCCGCTGTTGTGGCTCGTCAAATCGGCACTCGACGTCGGATTCTCCGAAGCAGTCGCACTCGTCACCCGGCCAACGACAGTCGAAGTCTTCCTGAACAGTACGGTCCTCGTCGTCCTCGTGACGGCCGCGTGTGTCGCACTCGGTGTCCCGCTGGCGTATCTCACCGTTCGAACCGACCTCCCGTTCAAGCGATTTTGGACCATCATCATCGCGCTGCCGCTCGTCATTCCGAGCTACATCGGCGCGTTCGCGTTCGTCTCGGCGTTCGGCCCCCGTGGTGTGTTCCAGCGCTTGTTGGAACCGCTCGGTGTCGAATCACTTCCCGAAATCTACGGGCTACCCGGAGCCGTTTTAGTGCTGACGCTCTACACGTACCCGTACGTGTTCATCACCACCCGGGCCGCGCTGAAGTCGATGGACACCACGCTCATCGACGCTGCGCGGACCCTGAACCACACCCGCTGGGAGGCGTTCAAGCGGGTGACTATCCCACAGATTCGCCCCGCCGTCGCCGCTGGGGCACTGCTCGCGGCGCTCTACGCCCTGTCTGACTTCGGGACGCCCGCCATCATGAAGTTCGACGCGTTCACTCGCGTCATCTACGTGGAGTTCGGGTCGTTCGGTCGTGACACTGCGACGCTCCTGTCGCTCCAACTCGTCGCCGTGACGCTCCTCATCCTCACGCTCGAATCACAGATTCGCGGTGACGAACGCACCACGACCGGCGGCCGGTCGGGGAGCGTGATGCGCCTCGGACGCTGGAAGTACCCCGCAATCGGGTTCGCAGCTCTCGTCGCGGCAGTCGCCCTCGTCGTCCCGCTGGGCATCCTGCTCACGTGGTTCGCGGAAGGCGTCGCCGAGACGAGTCAGTCACTCGCGTTCCAGCCCGAGTACGCGTTCAACTCCGTGCTCGTCGCGGCCGCGACTGCCGGTGCAGCAACCGTCGCTGGCCTCCCCGTCGCGTACCTCGCCGCGCGTCACCCATCGCGGGTGAGTTCGGTGTTCGAGCGTTCCACCTACGTCGGCTACGCGGTTCCCGGGGTCGTCCTCGGACTCGCGCTGGTCTTCTTTGGCAGTTCGTACGCGACACCCATCTACCAGACGCTCTACCTGCTCGTCTTCGCCTACGTCATCCGCTTCCTCCCGCAAGCGGTCGGGTCGCTCCGTGCCTCGTTCCTTCGGGTCGACCCGGCGCTTCCGGAGGCAGCACGGACCCTCGGAGAGACGCCATCGGGGGCGTTCCGTCACGTGACGCTCCCCCTCGTCGCGCCCGGCCTGTTCGGCGGCGCGGCGCTGGTCTTCTTGACCACCATGAAAGAACTCCCGGCGACGCTTCTCCTGCGTCCGGCGGGGTTCAAAACGCTCGTGACGCACATCTGGACGGCCTACGCGGCAGGATACTTCGGGCAGGCAGCAGTGCCCGCGCTCATCCTGCTTTTCGTCTCGGGGCTGTCGATGCTCGTCATCATCACACAAGAGGGATACGATGTCAAATAG
- a CDS encoding helix-turn-helix transcriptional regulator, with protein MGGFDLEEAFDVLRSRAALLAAVADAAQTPADLATELGVSRSTIDRGLNELERVGFVETVGGTVLLTLSGRMALSTHTRFVDQLNDVGEAADVLEPLAPDAPFDPVLVDGSDAIVASDPDDEEPLNRLTSFIEDAKAVRGCKMAALPAQVDAYYRRVTTDTISVQLVVTEAVVERLVTEYRPQLAELSAIESVSLRSIESLPYGLLVVERPSGPVAVLSIYSSDGLVGVVHNDSTDAVCWAHSQIDRWWAMADPLPASTTFEE; from the coding sequence ATGGGTGGGTTCGACCTCGAAGAGGCGTTCGACGTGCTCAGGTCACGAGCAGCGTTGCTCGCCGCGGTTGCCGACGCAGCGCAGACACCGGCCGACCTGGCCACCGAACTTGGAGTCTCCCGCTCGACTATCGACCGTGGTCTCAACGAGTTAGAGCGCGTTGGCTTCGTCGAGACTGTCGGTGGGACCGTGTTACTCACACTCTCCGGACGAATGGCTCTCAGCACTCACACTCGGTTCGTCGACCAACTGAACGACGTTGGCGAGGCGGCCGATGTACTCGAGCCACTCGCTCCCGACGCACCGTTCGACCCGGTGCTGGTGGACGGAAGTGACGCTATCGTCGCGTCGGACCCGGACGACGAGGAACCACTGAACAGGTTGACGTCGTTTATCGAGGACGCGAAGGCGGTACGCGGGTGCAAAATGGCCGCGCTCCCCGCCCAGGTCGACGCGTACTACCGACGTGTCACCACCGACACCATCTCGGTCCAACTCGTCGTCACGGAGGCAGTGGTCGAACGACTCGTCACCGAGTATCGGCCACAACTCGCCGAACTCTCCGCCATCGAATCCGTCTCGCTTCGGTCTATCGAGTCGCTTCCGTACGGTCTCCTCGTCGTCGAGCGACCGAGTGGGCCCGTCGCAGTCCTCTCGATATACAGTTCTGACGGACTCGTCGGTGTCGTTCACAACGACAGCACCGACGCTGTCTGCTGGGCACACTCACAAATCGACCGCTGGTGGGCGATGGCAGACCCACTTCCCGCTTCGACCACGTTCGAGGAGTGA
- a CDS encoding DCC1-like thiol-disulfide oxidoreductase family protein has protein sequence MDVDAVLIYDGECPYCSVAATALKRLDDVEAISWYDDAAQAFLAEQFDEIPFAMVLADRHEGNVYAGRAAAKELADRAGMPGLVGSLVRDNYETIARVVGVASGRGRDPDDVHSRYRMHPAALEQFDTLVANAEPRPAALS, from the coding sequence ATGGACGTGGACGCCGTACTCATCTACGACGGCGAGTGCCCATACTGCTCTGTGGCCGCGACTGCGCTGAAGCGTCTCGACGACGTCGAGGCCATCTCGTGGTACGACGACGCTGCACAGGCGTTTCTCGCCGAACAGTTCGACGAGATTCCCTTCGCGATGGTCCTCGCAGACCGACACGAAGGGAACGTGTACGCGGGCCGCGCCGCCGCGAAGGAACTCGCCGATAGAGCGGGGATGCCCGGTCTCGTCGGAAGTCTCGTCCGCGACAACTACGAGACGATTGCCCGCGTCGTCGGCGTCGCAAGTGGTCGGGGTCGTGACCCTGACGACGTCCACAGTCGATACCGGATGCACCCAGCGGCTCTCGAACAGTTCGACACGCTCGTTGCCAACGCTGAACCTCGACCCGCCGCCCTTTCGTAG
- a CDS encoding alpha-1 4-glucan-protein synthase — translation MEPDICVVVPTIREYECMRAYFDNARAHDFDLDRLFVLLVTEDFCDTEGMEAMLDDEGVAGAVFDESARDEWYAEHGIDEFSHLVPAASHAQTSFGLLYMWAHPEYDYGVFIDDDTLPHDEWDFFGRHMENLHREGEIESVSSDEQWVNVLYQNAEEHGLYPRGYPYSAMDETVETGTRELRDVVASQGLWTNVPDLDAVRILMDGDLEGQAQTRTDFDDFDGDFVAEPGQYLTVCSMNLAFEREVIPAFYQLPMDDNEWEVGRFDDIWSGVFLKRAADVLEKDIVTGYPLCEHNKAARPTFDDLNNEVPGLELNEHLWEVVDAVGDDADTYADVFEAMADALADGDWSDYRNGEFFNYVGTHMQDWLACLDQLAAPRAAVPADD, via the coding sequence ATGGAACCGGACATCTGCGTCGTCGTGCCGACCATCCGCGAGTACGAGTGCATGCGAGCGTACTTCGACAACGCCCGTGCACACGACTTCGACCTCGACCGCCTGTTCGTCCTCCTCGTGACCGAGGACTTCTGCGACACCGAGGGGATGGAAGCGATGCTCGACGACGAAGGCGTCGCTGGCGCCGTCTTCGACGAGTCGGCACGCGACGAATGGTACGCTGAACACGGAATCGACGAATTCTCGCACCTCGTTCCTGCGGCGAGTCACGCCCAGACGAGTTTCGGCCTCCTTTACATGTGGGCCCACCCCGAGTACGACTACGGCGTCTTCATCGACGACGATACACTGCCGCACGACGAGTGGGACTTCTTCGGCCGACACATGGAGAACCTCCACCGCGAGGGAGAAATCGAGTCTGTCTCGAGCGACGAGCAGTGGGTGAACGTCCTCTACCAGAACGCCGAGGAACACGGACTGTACCCGCGAGGGTACCCGTACTCGGCGATGGACGAGACCGTCGAGACGGGAACCCGTGAACTCCGTGACGTGGTCGCCTCACAGGGACTCTGGACCAACGTTCCCGACCTCGACGCCGTTCGCATCCTGATGGACGGTGACCTCGAAGGACAGGCGCAGACGCGGACCGACTTCGACGACTTCGACGGCGACTTCGTGGCCGAACCCGGCCAGTATCTCACCGTCTGTTCGATGAACCTCGCGTTCGAGCGCGAAGTCATCCCGGCGTTCTACCAGTTGCCGATGGACGACAACGAGTGGGAGGTCGGCCGATTCGACGACATCTGGTCGGGCGTCTTCCTCAAACGCGCCGCCGACGTGCTCGAAAAGGACATCGTGACGGGCTATCCGCTCTGTGAGCACAACAAGGCCGCACGGCCGACGTTCGACGACCTCAACAACGAGGTTCCGGGTCTCGAACTCAACGAACACCTCTGGGAAGTCGTCGACGCTGTCGGTGACGACGCCGACACCTACGCCGACGTGTTCGAGGCGATGGCCGACGCACTCGCCGACGGCGACTGGTCCGACTACCGAAACGGCGAGTTCTTCAACTACGTCGGGACGCACATGCAAGACTGGTTAGCCTGTCTAGACCAGTTGGCAGCGCCCCGTGCAGCAGTCCCTGCTGACGACTGA